The following coding sequences are from one Laspinema palackyanum D2c window:
- the cobA gene encoding uroporphyrinogen-III C-methyltransferase encodes MTETGGIVYLVGAGPGDAAYLTVRSRQLLAEAEAVVYDALIDESLLQLAPAGCQRIHVGKRGGQPSWQQGDIDRLLVAQCQQGQRVVRLKSGDPFIFGRCTEEIQALKTARCAYEVIPGISSALAGPLLAGIPLTDPVMSHSFTVVTGHDCDRLDWETLTRTPTLVILMGTRQLDEILRQLLQHGKSPQTPIAIIRACGTPRQVVWTGTFADIRDRTRGESLSPAVMVIGEVVKLRDYLLPDSPSRRPLSPDSADSVSMSNYSSHAANSSPNSASGLTGKTVLVTRSAGQSSTFTEMLTDAGAQVIEMPALEIRPPSSWESLDDAIARISEFDWLILTSANAVDYFCDRLLAKGKDTRILAGVKIAVVGKKTAATLQQRSLTADYIPPDFVADSLVEQFPEDVSGQKILFPRVETGGREVLVAEFTTQGAIVEEVAAYESGCPEAIAPEAWKALQQRRIDIVTFASSKTVRNFCQLLDRKSRSGDQPWQSLLNNVRIASIGPQTSKTCYELLGRVDVEAQEYTLDGLLQALLSKGEGIY; translated from the coding sequence GTGACTGAAACCGGGGGAATCGTCTATTTGGTGGGTGCAGGTCCTGGGGATGCTGCCTATTTAACGGTACGATCGCGGCAATTGTTGGCAGAAGCAGAGGCAGTCGTGTATGATGCCCTGATTGATGAATCTTTGCTACAATTAGCGCCTGCCGGTTGTCAACGGATCCATGTCGGCAAACGCGGTGGACAACCCAGTTGGCAACAGGGGGATATCGATCGCCTCCTGGTGGCGCAATGTCAGCAAGGCCAGCGGGTAGTTCGCCTCAAAAGTGGAGACCCCTTTATTTTCGGACGCTGTACGGAGGAAATCCAGGCGTTGAAGACGGCAAGATGTGCTTATGAAGTCATTCCCGGCATTTCTTCGGCATTAGCGGGACCATTACTCGCCGGAATTCCCCTCACGGATCCGGTGATGAGTCACTCGTTTACCGTGGTGACGGGACATGATTGCGATCGCCTCGATTGGGAAACCCTGACGCGAACCCCCACCCTGGTGATTTTAATGGGGACTCGGCAACTGGATGAAATCCTCCGGCAGTTGCTGCAACATGGCAAATCCCCTCAAACTCCCATCGCCATTATTCGCGCTTGTGGCACCCCTCGGCAGGTTGTCTGGACGGGGACCTTTGCCGATATCCGCGATCGCACCCGAGGGGAATCTCTCTCTCCTGCGGTGATGGTGATTGGCGAAGTGGTCAAATTGCGCGACTATCTGCTTCCGGATTCCCCCTCTCGTCGTCCACTCTCTCCCGATTCTGCTGACTCTGTTTCCATGTCTAACTATTCATCTCACGCTGCAAATTCTTCCCCTAATTCTGCCTCGGGGTTAACGGGAAAAACGGTTCTCGTCACGCGATCGGCAGGACAATCCAGTACCTTTACTGAAATGCTAACCGATGCGGGTGCCCAGGTGATTGAAATGCCTGCCTTGGAAATTCGTCCTCCTTCTAGTTGGGAGTCTCTGGATGATGCGATCGCCCGAATTTCGGAGTTTGACTGGTTAATTCTCACCTCTGCCAATGCCGTGGATTACTTCTGCGATCGCCTCCTTGCCAAGGGAAAAGATACCCGCATCCTTGCTGGCGTTAAAATAGCAGTCGTTGGCAAAAAAACCGCTGCAACCTTACAACAACGGAGTTTGACAGCAGATTATATTCCCCCAGATTTTGTGGCAGATTCCCTGGTGGAACAATTTCCTGAAGATGTATCGGGACAAAAAATCTTGTTTCCTCGGGTGGAAACTGGGGGACGAGAAGTATTAGTTGCGGAGTTTACGACTCAAGGTGCGATTGTGGAAGAAGTTGCTGCTTATGAGTCGGGTTGTCCCGAGGCGATCGCGCCGGAAGCATGGAAAGCACTGCAACAGAGGCGCATTGATATCGTCACCTTTGCCAGTTCCAAAACCGTGCGAAACTTTTGCCAGTTACTCGATCGCAAATCTCGCAGTGGCGATCAACCTTGGCAAAGCTTACTAAATAACGTGCGAATTGCTTCAATTGGTCCGCAGACGTCAAAAACCTGTTATGAATTACTCGGAAGAGTGGATGTGGAAGCGCAGGAATATACACTCGACGGCTTGCTACAAGCCTTACTGTCAAAGGGTGAGGGGATTTATTGA